From the genome of Vibrio porteresiae DSM 19223, one region includes:
- the dnaE gene encoding DNA polymerase III subunit alpha, with amino-acid sequence MSDPRFIHLRIHSDYSMVDGLGKVPPLVKKVAEMGMPAMALTDFTNLCGLVKFYGNANSNGVKAIVGADFSMRSDEFGEELTKLTILAKDNVGYKNLTLLISKAYLRGHIQHQPVIDKEWLIEYAPGLIVLSGGKWGEVGRALLKGNNALAQQCVQFYQTHFKDNFYLELTRTGRADEEAYLHFALQVAQQNDLPVVATNDVVFLTEDLFEAHEIRVAIHDGYTLDDPRRPKNYSPQQYLRSEEEMCELFADIPEALQNSVEIAKRCNVTVRLGEYFLPNFPTEGMEIEEFLVKKAHHGLEERLEFLFPDPQVRAERRPPYDERLEIELGVINQMGFPGYFLIVMEFIQWSKDNDIPVGPGRGSGAGSLVAYSLKITDLDPLEYDLLFERFLNPERVSMPDFDVDFCMDKRDKVIDHVAEMYGRDAVSQIITFGTMAAKAVIRDVGRVLGHPFGFCDRISKLIPPDPGMTLEKAFKAEPALGELYEADEEVKELIDMCRILEGCTRNAGKHAGGVVISPTTITDFAPIYCDAEGNHPVTQFDKSDVEYAGLVKFDFLGLRTLTIIDWALGLINPRQEKKGLPPVRIESIPLDDHASFTVLKKSETTAVFQLESRGMKELIKRLQPDCFEDIIALVALFRPGPLQSGMVDNFIDRKHGLEEISYPDEKWQHASLKEILEPTYGIILYQEQVMQIAQVLAGYTLGGADMLRRAMGKKKPEEMAKQRAVFQSGAENNGVDGELAMKIFDLVEKFAGYGFNKSHSAAYALVSYQTLWLKTHYPAEFMAAVMTADMDNTEKVVGLVDECIRMGLTVLPPDINKGLYRFNVDDDGAIVYGIGAIKGVGEGPIEAILEARNEGGYFKDLFDFCARIDLKRVNKRVLEKLILAGALDRLGPHRAAMMASLDDAVKSASQYHQAEAFGQTDMFGVLTDAPEEVEQKYTQVPPWPEKVWLEGERETLGLYLTGHPINEYLKELTHYVSCRLNEAVPTRRDQSLTVAGLVISARVMTTKKGSRIGLMTLDDRSGRMEVMLFSDALDRYAELLEKDKILVISGQVSFDDFNGGLKMSAREVMDLGSAREKYARSLSLSIAQSQIDEQFFERFSQILEPHRAGTVPVNVYYQRADARARLALGTEWRVTPNDTLLDELKQLLGQDQVELEFN; translated from the coding sequence ATGTCTGACCCAAGGTTTATCCACTTACGTATTCACAGTGACTATTCCATGGTGGATGGTCTAGGAAAAGTCCCTCCACTGGTGAAAAAAGTGGCTGAAATGGGCATGCCAGCGATGGCATTGACCGATTTTACAAACTTGTGTGGTTTGGTGAAATTTTATGGCAATGCGAACAGCAATGGGGTTAAGGCTATTGTTGGTGCCGACTTTTCAATGCGTTCTGACGAGTTTGGCGAAGAGCTCACCAAGTTAACTATTCTGGCCAAAGATAACGTTGGGTACAAAAACCTTACTTTATTGATCTCTAAAGCCTATTTACGCGGACATATCCAACATCAACCGGTTATCGATAAAGAGTGGTTGATTGAATATGCTCCAGGGTTGATTGTGCTGTCTGGTGGTAAATGGGGGGAAGTTGGCCGAGCTTTGCTTAAAGGCAATAACGCTTTAGCTCAGCAATGTGTTCAATTCTATCAAACCCATTTCAAAGATAACTTCTATCTCGAGTTGACCCGAACAGGGCGCGCCGATGAAGAAGCGTATCTGCACTTTGCGCTGCAAGTAGCGCAGCAAAATGATCTTCCGGTCGTGGCAACCAACGACGTGGTGTTTTTAACTGAAGATCTTTTTGAAGCGCATGAAATTCGCGTGGCGATTCATGATGGCTATACCTTAGACGACCCTCGTCGACCAAAAAATTACAGTCCACAGCAGTACCTTCGTAGTGAAGAGGAAATGTGTGAGCTGTTTGCCGATATTCCTGAAGCGCTACAAAACAGTGTTGAAATCGCTAAACGTTGTAACGTAACTGTACGTCTGGGCGAATACTTCCTGCCAAACTTTCCAACCGAAGGGATGGAAATTGAAGAGTTCCTGGTTAAGAAAGCCCATCATGGATTGGAAGAACGCTTAGAATTCTTGTTCCCCGATCCGCAAGTTCGGGCTGAACGTCGTCCGCCATACGATGAACGTTTGGAAATCGAACTGGGCGTAATCAACCAGATGGGGTTCCCAGGTTACTTCTTGATCGTGATGGAGTTCATCCAGTGGTCAAAAGATAACGATATCCCAGTGGGACCCGGTCGTGGTTCAGGCGCCGGTTCATTGGTGGCCTATTCACTGAAAATCACCGATTTGGATCCGCTTGAATACGACTTGCTGTTCGAACGTTTCCTTAACCCAGAACGTGTTTCCATGCCCGACTTTGACGTCGACTTCTGTATGGATAAACGCGATAAGGTGATTGACCACGTTGCTGAGATGTATGGCCGTGATGCGGTATCACAGATCATCACCTTTGGTACGATGGCGGCAAAAGCGGTAATTCGCGATGTGGGCCGCGTGCTAGGTCATCCTTTTGGTTTCTGTGACCGCATTTCTAAATTGATTCCACCCGATCCGGGCATGACGTTGGAAAAGGCATTCAAAGCAGAACCGGCGTTAGGTGAACTCTACGAAGCCGATGAGGAAGTGAAAGAACTCATCGACATGTGTCGTATTCTTGAAGGTTGTACCCGAAATGCGGGTAAACACGCTGGTGGTGTGGTGATCTCGCCAACCACTATTACCGATTTCGCGCCTATTTATTGCGATGCTGAAGGTAACCATCCGGTTACTCAGTTCGATAAAAGTGACGTGGAATATGCGGGGCTGGTGAAGTTTGACTTCTTGGGGTTACGTACCCTAACCATTATCGATTGGGCTCTGGGGCTGATTAACCCTCGCCAAGAGAAAAAAGGGCTACCTCCGGTTCGCATTGAGTCGATTCCACTTGATGACCATGCGTCATTTACCGTGTTGAAAAAATCGGAAACCACGGCCGTATTCCAGTTGGAATCACGTGGGATGAAAGAGCTGATTAAACGTCTGCAACCTGACTGTTTTGAAGACATCATCGCATTGGTGGCGCTGTTCCGTCCTGGGCCTTTGCAATCGGGCATGGTGGATAACTTTATCGACCGTAAACACGGTTTGGAAGAGATCTCCTACCCAGATGAAAAATGGCAGCATGCGTCGTTAAAAGAGATTTTGGAGCCGACCTACGGCATCATCCTGTATCAAGAACAGGTTATGCAGATTGCTCAGGTTCTGGCTGGCTATACCTTGGGTGGCGCGGATATGCTGCGCCGTGCGATGGGTAAGAAAAAGCCAGAAGAGATGGCAAAGCAGCGTGCGGTCTTCCAATCGGGTGCAGAGAATAACGGCGTCGACGGCGAATTGGCGATGAAGATCTTTGACTTGGTGGAGAAATTCGCCGGTTATGGCTTTAACAAATCGCACTCTGCAGCCTATGCTTTGGTTTCGTATCAGACCCTGTGGTTGAAAACACACTATCCTGCTGAGTTCATGGCAGCGGTAATGACCGCTGATATGGATAATACCGAAAAAGTGGTAGGCCTTGTTGATGAGTGTATACGGATGGGGCTAACTGTGCTGCCACCCGACATAAACAAGGGTTTATATCGCTTTAACGTCGACGATGATGGCGCGATCGTGTATGGTATCGGCGCGATAAAAGGTGTGGGTGAAGGTCCGATTGAAGCGATTCTTGAAGCGCGCAACGAAGGCGGGTATTTTAAGGACCTGTTTGATTTCTGCGCCCGTATTGATTTAAAACGTGTTAACAAACGTGTTTTGGAAAAATTGATACTGGCAGGTGCGTTGGATCGACTAGGTCCGCATCGTGCGGCCATGATGGCATCGCTCGATGATGCAGTGAAATCAGCCAGCCAATATCACCAAGCAGAAGCATTCGGTCAAACCGACATGTTTGGGGTATTAACCGATGCGCCTGAAGAAGTGGAGCAGAAATACACTCAAGTTCCACCTTGGCCAGAGAAGGTGTGGTTGGAAGGAGAACGAGAAACACTCGGTCTATACTTAACCGGTCACCCAATTAATGAATATTTAAAAGAACTGACTCATTACGTCAGTTGTCGATTAAATGAAGCCGTACCAACTCGCCGTGATCAATCTTTGACAGTGGCTGGGTTGGTGATATCTGCTCGTGTGATGACAACCAAGAAAGGTTCTCGGATTGGACTCATGACTCTTGATGACCGTTCAGGTCGAATGGAGGTGATGTTGTTCTCCGATGCGCTCGATCGTTACGCTGAACTGTTAGAAAAAGACAAAATTTTGGTGATTTCTGGACAGGTCAGCTTTGATGACTTCAATGGTGGTCTTAAAATGTCCGCGCGTGAAGTCATGGACTTGGGCAGCGCACGAGAAAAATATGCCCGAAGCTTGTCACTATCGATTGCACAATCGCAAATTGATGAGCAGTTTTTTGAGCGCTTTAGTCAGATATTAGAGCCTCACCGAGCAGGGACGGTACCTGTCAATGTATATTACCAGCGTGCAGATGCAAGAGCGCGACTCGCACTCGGTACTGAGTGGCGTGTGACGCCAAACGATACATTGTTAGATGAATTAAAACAGCTACTTGGTCAAGACCAGGTAGAACTCGAATTTAACTAA
- the fabZ gene encoding 3-hydroxyacyl-ACP dehydratase FabZ, whose amino-acid sequence MNITEIQALLPHRYPFLLIDRVTDFEEGKYLIGLKNVSVNEPQFTGHFPQLPVFPGVLILEAMAQATGLLAFKTFGAPKENELYYFASIDNAKFRKPVTPGDQLIIEVEFLKERRGIALFNGTAKVDGEVVCSAELKCARREF is encoded by the coding sequence ATGAATATCACTGAAATTCAGGCGCTTCTTCCTCATCGCTACCCATTTTTGTTGATTGATCGCGTTACGGATTTTGAAGAAGGTAAGTATCTGATTGGTCTGAAAAACGTTTCAGTGAATGAGCCTCAGTTTACTGGTCATTTCCCTCAACTTCCTGTATTTCCAGGCGTATTGATCCTTGAAGCTATGGCTCAAGCAACAGGTCTGCTTGCATTCAAAACTTTTGGTGCACCAAAAGAGAATGAACTGTATTACTTTGCTAGTATTGATAATGCTAAATTCCGTAAGCCAGTGACCCCAGGTGATCAACTGATCATCGAAGTGGAATTTTTGAAAGAGCGCCGTGGTATTGCGCTATTCAATGGTACGGCAAAAGTAGACGGTGAAGTTGTGTGTTCAGCTGAACTGAAATGTGCACGTCGAGAGTTTTAA
- the rnhB gene encoding ribonuclease HII, whose protein sequence is MAKAPVKELPPFEIPTGYALIAGVDEVGRGPLVGDVVTAAVILDPNNPIEGLNDSKKLSEKKRLALFPEIQEKALAWAVGRCSPQEIDELNIFQATMVAMQRAVAGLKIQPDLVLVDGNKTPALPMDAQAVVKGDMRVAQISAASIIAKVIRDHEMEELDKAYPQFGFAQHKGYPTKAHFEAIEKHGVIDQHRKSFGPVKRALGL, encoded by the coding sequence ATGGCGAAAGCTCCTGTAAAAGAATTACCTCCATTTGAGATTCCCACTGGCTATGCATTGATTGCCGGTGTTGATGAAGTCGGTCGTGGCCCACTAGTGGGTGATGTTGTGACTGCTGCTGTGATTTTGGATCCGAATAATCCGATTGAAGGATTAAATGACTCTAAGAAATTGTCAGAGAAGAAACGTCTGGCACTTTTCCCTGAGATCCAAGAAAAAGCGTTAGCTTGGGCGGTAGGTCGTTGTTCGCCACAAGAGATCGATGAACTGAATATTTTTCAAGCGACGATGGTGGCGATGCAGCGCGCTGTGGCTGGTTTAAAGATTCAGCCCGATTTGGTGCTGGTTGACGGTAATAAAACACCTGCTTTACCAATGGACGCCCAAGCCGTCGTGAAAGGGGATATGCGCGTGGCACAAATCAGTGCTGCCTCGATCATTGCGAAAGTTATCCGTGACCACGAGATGGAAGAGTTGGATAAAGCGTATCCGCAGTTTGGCTTTGCCCAACATAAAGGTTATCCGACTAAAGCGCATTTTGAAGCGATTGAAAAACATGGTGTGATTGACCAACACCGTAAAAGTTTTGGTCCAGTGAAACGCGCACTCGGTTTATGA
- the lpxB gene encoding lipid-A-disaccharide synthase → MERPLRIGIVAGELSGDTLGEGFIQAVKARYPNAEFVGIGGPKMISQGCQSLFDMEELAVMGLVEVLGRLPRLLKVKAELVRYFTQNPPDVFVGIDAPDFNLRLELDLKQAGIKTVHYVSPSVWAWRQKRIYKIAAATNLVLAFLPFEKEFYDRFNVPCEFIGHTLADAIPFHTDKQQARQLLGLAQDKQWLAVLPGSRGGEMKKLAEPFIRTCQRLRATHPELQFVVALVNAKRRAEFEEIRQQVAPELEFTLVDDTARNVIAASDAVMLASGTVALECMLLKRPMVVGYRVNGFTAFLAKRLLKTKYVSLPNILADQLLVKELLQDDCTVDNLYAEVCRLLDEDNQPMLDKFDEMHHWIRKDADVQAANAVLKLVENA, encoded by the coding sequence GTGGAGAGACCACTGCGTATCGGTATTGTCGCCGGTGAGTTATCTGGAGATACGTTAGGCGAGGGATTCATTCAAGCGGTAAAAGCGCGTTATCCTAATGCTGAATTTGTCGGTATTGGCGGCCCTAAAATGATCTCCCAAGGATGCCAATCTCTTTTCGATATGGAAGAGTTGGCTGTCATGGGCTTGGTTGAAGTGTTAGGTCGTTTACCACGCCTCTTAAAAGTGAAAGCTGAACTCGTTCGCTATTTTACCCAAAATCCTCCTGATGTGTTTGTCGGCATTGATGCGCCAGATTTTAACTTGCGCCTTGAACTCGATCTCAAACAGGCGGGGATTAAAACTGTTCATTACGTCAGTCCATCGGTTTGGGCATGGCGTCAAAAGCGCATCTATAAAATTGCCGCAGCGACGAATTTGGTGCTCGCCTTTTTGCCCTTTGAAAAAGAATTTTACGATCGCTTCAATGTGCCTTGTGAATTTATCGGCCATACCTTGGCTGATGCCATTCCTTTTCATACCGATAAACAGCAAGCACGCCAACTGCTCGGCTTAGCGCAAGATAAACAATGGCTGGCTGTTCTACCTGGGAGCCGCGGCGGTGAGATGAAAAAATTGGCGGAGCCATTTATTCGTACTTGCCAGCGTTTACGTGCAACGCACCCTGAATTGCAATTTGTGGTGGCACTGGTTAACGCTAAGCGACGAGCTGAGTTTGAAGAAATTCGTCAGCAAGTGGCTCCTGAACTTGAATTTACCCTAGTGGATGACACGGCGCGTAATGTGATTGCTGCATCCGACGCGGTGATGCTCGCGTCAGGTACTGTCGCGCTTGAGTGTATGTTGCTGAAACGTCCGATGGTAGTGGGTTATCGCGTGAATGGGTTTACCGCATTTCTTGCCAAACGCTTATTGAAGACTAAGTATGTCTCTTTACCCAATATTTTGGCGGACCAACTATTGGTGAAAGAGCTTTTGCAAGACGATTGCACCGTCGATAATCTGTACGCAGAAGTGTGCCGTTTACTGGATGAAGACAACCAGCCTATGCTGGATAAGTTTGATGAAATGCACCATTGGATTCGCAAAGACGCTGATGTTCAAGCGGCGAATGCAGTGCTCAAGTTAGTAGAGAATGCGTAA
- the accA gene encoding acetyl-CoA carboxylase carboxyl transferase subunit alpha — protein sequence MSLNFLDFEKPIVELEAKIQALRDVSRHGGDASVDLEKEIEQLEKKSLELKKKIFGDLGAWQVAQLARHPQRPYTLDYIKNMFTEFDELAGDRAFADDKAIVGGMARLDGRPVIVIGHQKGRETREKVKRNFGMPKPEGYRKAKRLMEMAERFNMPIITFIDTAGAYPGVGAEERGQSEAIATNLKVMAGLKVPVICNVVGEGGSGGALAIGVGDYVNMLQFSTYSVISPEGCASILWRDSEKAPQAAEAMGLIAPRLKELELIDEIIEEPLGGAHRDHALTAANMKATLIRQLADLDKLETNDLLDRRYQRLMNYGYC from the coding sequence ATGAGCCTAAATTTTCTCGATTTTGAAAAACCTATCGTAGAACTGGAAGCTAAAATTCAGGCGCTTCGTGATGTATCTCGTCACGGCGGTGATGCTTCAGTAGATCTTGAAAAAGAGATCGAACAGTTAGAAAAGAAAAGCTTAGAGCTTAAGAAAAAGATTTTTGGTGATTTAGGTGCATGGCAAGTTGCTCAACTTGCTCGTCATCCACAGCGTCCTTACACGCTAGATTACATCAAAAACATGTTTACCGAATTTGATGAACTTGCTGGTGACCGTGCTTTTGCTGATGATAAAGCTATCGTTGGTGGTATGGCTCGTCTAGATGGTCGTCCTGTGATTGTTATTGGTCACCAAAAAGGTCGTGAAACTCGTGAAAAAGTGAAACGCAACTTTGGTATGCCAAAACCTGAAGGTTACCGTAAAGCAAAACGTTTGATGGAAATGGCTGAGCGTTTCAATATGCCAATCATTACTTTCATCGATACTGCTGGTGCTTACCCAGGTGTGGGCGCTGAAGAACGTGGTCAATCTGAAGCGATCGCAACCAACCTTAAAGTGATGGCTGGCCTTAAAGTGCCTGTTATCTGTAACGTTGTTGGTGAAGGCGGTTCAGGCGGTGCACTAGCGATTGGCGTGGGTGACTACGTGAATATGCTGCAATTCTCAACTTACTCAGTCATCTCTCCAGAAGGTTGTGCATCGATTCTTTGGCGTGATTCTGAAAAAGCACCACAAGCTGCTGAAGCCATGGGTCTGATTGCTCCTCGTCTAAAAGAGCTTGAATTGATTGATGAAATCATTGAAGAGCCACTAGGCGGCGCGCATCGCGACCACGCATTGACTGCAGCCAACATGAAAGCGACTTTGATTCGCCAGTTAGCCGACCTCGATAAGTTGGAAACCAATGATCTTCTTGATCGTCGTTACCAACGTTTGATGAACTACGGTTACTGTTAA
- the lpxA gene encoding acyl-ACP--UDP-N-acetylglucosamine O-acyltransferase, which yields MIHETAQIHPSAVVEEGAVIGANVKIGPFCYVDSKVEIGEGTQLMSHVVVKGPTKIGKDNRIFQFASIGEECQDLKYKGEDTQLIIGDRNTIRESVTMHRGTVQDHGITQVGSDNLFMINAHVAHDCVVGNRCIFANNATLAGHVTIEDNAIVGGMSAIHQFCKVGAHAMLGGGSIVVQDVPPYVMAQGNHCAPFGINIEGLKRRGFEKAEIHAIRRAYKAIYRAGITLEEAKAEIAKDASEFPVVQRFLDFLEDSKRGIIR from the coding sequence ATGATCCATGAAACCGCTCAAATCCATCCATCTGCGGTGGTAGAAGAGGGTGCCGTAATTGGTGCCAACGTAAAAATTGGTCCATTTTGTTACGTAGACAGCAAAGTTGAAATTGGCGAAGGCACTCAACTGATGTCGCACGTGGTGGTAAAAGGACCAACTAAAATTGGTAAAGATAACCGTATCTTCCAATTTGCTTCCATTGGTGAAGAGTGTCAGGACCTGAAATACAAAGGTGAAGATACTCAACTGATCATTGGTGATCGTAATACCATTCGTGAAAGTGTGACAATGCACCGTGGCACTGTTCAAGATCACGGTATCACTCAAGTTGGCAGCGATAACTTGTTTATGATCAACGCACACGTTGCACATGACTGTGTTGTCGGTAACCGTTGTATTTTTGCTAACAACGCGACACTGGCTGGTCACGTTACGATTGAAGACAACGCGATTGTTGGCGGTATGTCTGCCATTCACCAGTTCTGTAAAGTAGGCGCTCATGCGATGCTTGGCGGCGGTTCAATTGTGGTTCAAGACGTTCCTCCTTACGTGATGGCACAAGGTAACCACTGTGCGCCGTTCGGTATTAATATCGAAGGCTTGAAACGTCGTGGTTTCGAAAAAGCAGAAATCCACGCGATTCGCCGCGCATACAAAGCGATCTATCGCGCTGGTATTACTTTGGAAGAAGCGAAAGCGGAAATTGCCAAAGATGCAAGCGAATTCCCAGTCGTACAGCGTTTCTTGGACTTCCTTGAAGATTCAAAACGCGGCATCATTCGTTAA